The following are encoded together in the Lathyrus oleraceus cultivar Zhongwan6 chromosome 3, CAAS_Psat_ZW6_1.0, whole genome shotgun sequence genome:
- the LOC127125745 gene encoding UDP-glycosyltransferase 73C2: MESQESQLHFVLFPLMSPGHMLPMIDIATTLTQQNNIIVTIVTTPHNASRFSLSSHNIRILQLQFPSQDAGFPEGCENFDMLPSMSMGYTFFAAANTLLQEQAEQAFEKLTPKPNCIISDVGFPYTSQIANKFGIPRVSFYGVSCFCLVWQQKVVISNVMEKIATDSEYFLIPDIPHRIQITKAQPPSSSNDGNWKEFVDKMVAADMVSYGAIVNSFEELEPEYASDFKRTRNDKVWCVGPVSLRNKNHLDMAQRGENNKVASSIENCLKWLDLQETNSVIYICLGSICNLTSLQFIEIGMALEACERPFIWVIRERNQTEELNQWIKESSFKERTKEKGLLIKGWAPQVLILSHPAIGGFLTHCGWNSTLEAICAGVPMITWPLFGDQFFNERFVVEVLRVGVMVGVETPVNWGEEENVGVLVKKEDIERAIEKLMDGASYESQERRKRGIELVEMAKRSVEEGGSSQLNVTLLIQDILQLSTK; encoded by the coding sequence ATGGAATCCCAAGAATCTCAACTTCACTTTGTGTTATTTCCACTTATGTCCCCAGGCCACATGCTTCCTATGATAGACATAGCAACAACATTAACACAACAAAACAACATCATCGTTACCATTGTCACCACTCCACACAACGCTTCTCGTTTCTCACTATCTTCTCACAATATCCGAATACTTCAACTTCAATTCCCATCTCAAGATGCAGGCTTTCCAGAAGGGTGTGAGAATTTCGACATGCTTCCATCAATGTCAATGGGCTACACTTTCTTCGCCGCGGCGAATACCCTTCTTCAAGAACAAGCAGAACAAGCTTTTGAAAAGCTTACACCAAAGCCAAATTGTATAATTTCTGATGTTGGTTTTCCTTACACTTCTCAAATTGCTAACAAATTTGGAATTCCAAGAGTTTCTTTTTATGGGGTTAGTTGCTTTTGTCTTGTTTGGCAACAAAAAGTGGTTATCTCTAATGTTATGGAGAAAATAGCAACAGATTCTGAGTATTTTCTCATACCTGATATCCCTCACAGAATTCAGATCACGAAAGCACAACCCCCGTCGTCATCGAACGATGGCAATTGGAAGGAATTTGTGGATAAAATGGTTGCAGCTGACATGGTTTCTTATGGTGCTATTGTGAATTCTTTTGAGGAATTGGAACCTGAATATGCAAGTGATTTTAAGAGAACTAGGAATGATAAAGTTTGGTGTGTTGGTCCTGTTTCACTTAGAAACAAGAATCACTTAGATATGGCACAAAGAGGGGAAAACAACAAAGTAGCTTCTTCAATTGAAAATTGCTTAAAGTGGCTTGATTTGCAAGAAACGAATTCGGTTATCTATATATGCTTAGGAAGTATATGTAATTTAACttctttgcagttcatagagattGGTATGGCATTAGAAGCATGTGAAAGGCCATTCATTTGGGTTATTAGGGAGAGAAACCAAACAGAAGAGTTGAATCAATGGATCAAGGAATCGAGTTTCAAGGAAAGGACTAAGGAGAAAGGTTTGTTGATAAAAGGTTGGGCTCCTCAAGTATTGATACTGTCCCATCCTGCGATTGGGGGATTCTTAACACATTGTGGTTGGAATTCCACGTTGGAAGCAATATGTGCTGGTGTGCCAATGATTACGTGGCCGTTATTTGGCGACCAGTTTTTCAATGAGAGGTTTGTTGTGGAAGTGTTAAGAGTCGGCGTGATGGTTGGAGTGGAGACTCCGGTGAATTGGGGAGAGGAAGAGAATGTTGGTGTGTTGGTGAAGAAAGAAGACATTGAGAGGGCTATAGAGAAGTTGATGGATGGCGCGAGTTATGAGAGTCAAGAGAGAAGAAAAAGAGGTATAGAGCTTGTAGAGATGGCTAAGAGAAGTGTAGAAGAAGGAGGGTCTTCTCAATTGAATGTTACTTTGTTAATTCAAGATATTCTTCAACTCTCAACTAAGTAG